The Trichoplusia ni isolate ovarian cell line Hi5 chromosome 17, tn1, whole genome shotgun sequence genome includes a region encoding these proteins:
- the LOC113502256 gene encoding cystinosin homolog isoform X2: MKSVAIVETGQCVTHSRVVSLFPNFLSFTLPKKYTQNKKMAGVETVFKSRGACASSSHTLNMCFVVVVLLGIPSVMSQSLSFTENDIKVLQEEVYQIKLLQTGAYNTSLKVAATIQHPDIVQLDPQTLDIPAGGGDTSYDISAHGISPGHSEIYFTVTPDGYVQKDALFLRITVMISKALNYVSYIVGWVYFAAWSVSFYPQIYTNYSRKSVVGLNFDFLALNIMGFTMYSLFNCGLYFSKAIQINYFNRFPRGLNPVQLNDVFFSTHAAFATIITITQCCIYEREGQRVSTVARSILATMFLVVIITGILSVAHVIEWLDFLYYCSYIKLFITFIKYLPQAIMNYRRKSTVGWSIGNIILDFTGGFLSIFQMVVNAYNYNDWVSFFGDFTKFGLGLFSLAFDIFFMLQHYVFYRDARYIRLPGASSAEDQTPNEETGQPSEEPYQGAPA, from the exons ATGAAGAGTGTTGCAATTGTGGAAACGGGACAGTGCGTTACACATAGTAGAGTGGTGTCTCTCTTCCCCAACTTCCTCAGTTTTACTTT ACCCAAGAAGTATACACAGAATAAGAAGATGGCCGGTGTTGAAACAGTATTCAAGTcgcgcggcgcgtgcgcatcCTCTAGTCATACCTTAAACAtgtgttttgttgttgttgtattGTTAG GTATTCCAAGTGTTATGTCCCAGTCACTGTCCTTCACCGAAAATGATATCAAAGTTCTCCAAGAAGAGGTTTATCAAATAAAGCTGTTACAAAC TGGCGCTTACAACACGAGCCTGAAGGTAGCAGCGACGATCCAGCACCCGGACATCGTCCAGCTAGATCCGCAGACCCTGGACATTCCTGCCGGCGGCGGGGACACGTCTTACGATATCTCCGCGCACGGGATCTCCCCTGGACACTCCGAAATATACTTCACCGTCACCCCTGATGGCTATGTTCA AAAAGACGCGTTATTCCTTCGTATAACGGTGATGATCTCGAAAGCGCTCAACTACGTCTCCTACATAGTGGGATGGGTTTACTTCGCAGCCTGGTCCGTCTCCTTCTACCCTCAGATCTACACCAACTACAGTAGAAAGAGCGTCGTCGGACTCAACTTTGACTTCTTGGCTCTCAATATCATGGGATTCACGATGTACTCCTTGTTCAACTGCGGGCTCTACTTCTCGAAAGCTATTCAG ATCAATTACTTCAATCGTTTTCCCCGCGGCTTGAACCCGGTTCAACTGAACGACGTGTTTTTCTCCACGCACGCCGCCTTCGCGACCATCATCACCATCACTCAGTGCTGCATTTATGAG CGTGAAGGACAACGTGTTTCGACAGTAGCGCGCTCCATCCTGGCCACCATGTTCCTCGTCGTCATCATCACAGGCATACTGAGTGTCGCACACGTTATCGAGTGGCTCGACTTCCTCTACTACTGCAGCTACATCAAACTGTTCATCACCTTCATCAAATATCTACCTCAG GCCATCATGAACTACAGGCGGAAGTCCACAGTTGGCTGGAGCATCGGCAACATCATCCTGGACTTCACCGGCGGCTTCCTGTCCATCTTCCAGATGGTCGTCAACGCCTACAACTACAACGACTGGGTGTCCTTCTTCGGGGACTTCACCAAGTTCGGCCTAGGCCTGTTCAGTCTGGCCTTCGATATCTTCTTCATGCTACAACACTATGTCTTCTACCG GGACGCTCGCTACATCCGTCTGCCTGGAGCCTCATCAGCGGAGGATCAAACTCCTAATGAAGAAACTGGACAGCCTTCGGAGGAGCCTTATCAAGGGGCACCGGCATAG
- the LOC113502256 gene encoding cystinosin homolog isoform X1 — translation MKSVAIVETGQCVTHSRVVSLFPNFLSFTLPKKYTQNKKMAGVETVFKSRGACASSSHTLNMCFVVVVLLGIPSVMSQSLSFTENDIKVLQEEVYQIKLLQTGAYNTSLKVAATIQHPDIVQLDPQTLDIPAGGGDTSYDISAHGISPGHSEIYFTVTPDGYVQKDALFLRITVMISKALNYVSYIVGWVYFAAWSVSFYPQIYTNYSRKSVVGLNFDFLALNIMGFTMYSLFNCGLYFSKAIQINYFNRFPRGLNPVQLNDVFFSTHAAFATIITITQCCIYEREGQRVSTVARSILATMFLVVIITGILSVAHVIEWLDFLYYCSYIKLFITFIKYLPQAIMNYRRKSTVGWSIGNIILDFTGGFLSIFQMVVNAYNYNDWVSFFGDFTKFGLGLFSLAFDIFFMLQHYVFYREAKEFVRVNSSDERSDASSSSDGREYVVLVQNWNADEKKYDLEAKA, via the exons ATGAAGAGTGTTGCAATTGTGGAAACGGGACAGTGCGTTACACATAGTAGAGTGGTGTCTCTCTTCCCCAACTTCCTCAGTTTTACTTT ACCCAAGAAGTATACACAGAATAAGAAGATGGCCGGTGTTGAAACAGTATTCAAGTcgcgcggcgcgtgcgcatcCTCTAGTCATACCTTAAACAtgtgttttgttgttgttgtattGTTAG GTATTCCAAGTGTTATGTCCCAGTCACTGTCCTTCACCGAAAATGATATCAAAGTTCTCCAAGAAGAGGTTTATCAAATAAAGCTGTTACAAAC TGGCGCTTACAACACGAGCCTGAAGGTAGCAGCGACGATCCAGCACCCGGACATCGTCCAGCTAGATCCGCAGACCCTGGACATTCCTGCCGGCGGCGGGGACACGTCTTACGATATCTCCGCGCACGGGATCTCCCCTGGACACTCCGAAATATACTTCACCGTCACCCCTGATGGCTATGTTCA AAAAGACGCGTTATTCCTTCGTATAACGGTGATGATCTCGAAAGCGCTCAACTACGTCTCCTACATAGTGGGATGGGTTTACTTCGCAGCCTGGTCCGTCTCCTTCTACCCTCAGATCTACACCAACTACAGTAGAAAGAGCGTCGTCGGACTCAACTTTGACTTCTTGGCTCTCAATATCATGGGATTCACGATGTACTCCTTGTTCAACTGCGGGCTCTACTTCTCGAAAGCTATTCAG ATCAATTACTTCAATCGTTTTCCCCGCGGCTTGAACCCGGTTCAACTGAACGACGTGTTTTTCTCCACGCACGCCGCCTTCGCGACCATCATCACCATCACTCAGTGCTGCATTTATGAG CGTGAAGGACAACGTGTTTCGACAGTAGCGCGCTCCATCCTGGCCACCATGTTCCTCGTCGTCATCATCACAGGCATACTGAGTGTCGCACACGTTATCGAGTGGCTCGACTTCCTCTACTACTGCAGCTACATCAAACTGTTCATCACCTTCATCAAATATCTACCTCAG GCCATCATGAACTACAGGCGGAAGTCCACAGTTGGCTGGAGCATCGGCAACATCATCCTGGACTTCACCGGCGGCTTCCTGTCCATCTTCCAGATGGTCGTCAACGCCTACAACTACAACGACTGGGTGTCCTTCTTCGGGGACTTCACCAAGTTCGGCCTAGGCCTGTTCAGTCTGGCCTTCGATATCTTCTTCATGCTACAACACTATGTCTTCTACCG GGAAGCAAAAGAGTTTGTGAGAGTTAACAGTAGTGACGAAAGATCTGACGCGTCAAGTTCGAGCGACGGAAGGGAGTATGTTGTTTTGGTACAAAATTG gaaTGCCGATGAGAAAAAGTATGACTTGGAAGCCAAGGCGTGA
- the LOC113502256 gene encoding cystinosin homolog isoform X3 — MKSVAIVETGQCVTHSRVVSLFPNFLSFTLPKKYTQNKKMAGVETVFKSRGACASSSHTLNMCFVVVVLLGIPSVMSQSLSFTENDIKVLQEEVYQIKLLQTGAYNTSLKVAATIQHPDIVQLDPQTLDIPAGGGDTSYDISAHGISPGHSEIYFTVTPDGYVQKDALFLRITVMISKALNYVSYIVGWVYFAAWSVSFYPQIYTNYSRKSVVGLNFDFLALNIMGFTMYSLFNCGLYFSKAIQINYFNRFPRGLNPVQLNDVFFSTHAAFATIITITQCCIYEREGQRVSTVARSILATMFLVVIITGILSVAHVIEWLDFLYYCSYIKLFITFIKYLPQAIMNYRRKSTVGWSIGNIILDFTGGFLSIFQMVVNAYNYNDWVSFFGDFTKFGLGLFSLAFDIFFMLQHYVFYRNADEKKYDLEAKA; from the exons ATGAAGAGTGTTGCAATTGTGGAAACGGGACAGTGCGTTACACATAGTAGAGTGGTGTCTCTCTTCCCCAACTTCCTCAGTTTTACTTT ACCCAAGAAGTATACACAGAATAAGAAGATGGCCGGTGTTGAAACAGTATTCAAGTcgcgcggcgcgtgcgcatcCTCTAGTCATACCTTAAACAtgtgttttgttgttgttgtattGTTAG GTATTCCAAGTGTTATGTCCCAGTCACTGTCCTTCACCGAAAATGATATCAAAGTTCTCCAAGAAGAGGTTTATCAAATAAAGCTGTTACAAAC TGGCGCTTACAACACGAGCCTGAAGGTAGCAGCGACGATCCAGCACCCGGACATCGTCCAGCTAGATCCGCAGACCCTGGACATTCCTGCCGGCGGCGGGGACACGTCTTACGATATCTCCGCGCACGGGATCTCCCCTGGACACTCCGAAATATACTTCACCGTCACCCCTGATGGCTATGTTCA AAAAGACGCGTTATTCCTTCGTATAACGGTGATGATCTCGAAAGCGCTCAACTACGTCTCCTACATAGTGGGATGGGTTTACTTCGCAGCCTGGTCCGTCTCCTTCTACCCTCAGATCTACACCAACTACAGTAGAAAGAGCGTCGTCGGACTCAACTTTGACTTCTTGGCTCTCAATATCATGGGATTCACGATGTACTCCTTGTTCAACTGCGGGCTCTACTTCTCGAAAGCTATTCAG ATCAATTACTTCAATCGTTTTCCCCGCGGCTTGAACCCGGTTCAACTGAACGACGTGTTTTTCTCCACGCACGCCGCCTTCGCGACCATCATCACCATCACTCAGTGCTGCATTTATGAG CGTGAAGGACAACGTGTTTCGACAGTAGCGCGCTCCATCCTGGCCACCATGTTCCTCGTCGTCATCATCACAGGCATACTGAGTGTCGCACACGTTATCGAGTGGCTCGACTTCCTCTACTACTGCAGCTACATCAAACTGTTCATCACCTTCATCAAATATCTACCTCAG GCCATCATGAACTACAGGCGGAAGTCCACAGTTGGCTGGAGCATCGGCAACATCATCCTGGACTTCACCGGCGGCTTCCTGTCCATCTTCCAGATGGTCGTCAACGCCTACAACTACAACGACTGGGTGTCCTTCTTCGGGGACTTCACCAAGTTCGGCCTAGGCCTGTTCAGTCTGGCCTTCGATATCTTCTTCATGCTACAACACTATGTCTTCTACCG gaaTGCCGATGAGAAAAAGTATGACTTGGAAGCCAAGGCGTGA
- the LOC113502256 gene encoding cystinosin homolog isoform X4 encodes MAGVETVFKSRGACASSSHTLNMCFVVVVLLGIPSVMSQSLSFTENDIKVLQEEVYQIKLLQTGAYNTSLKVAATIQHPDIVQLDPQTLDIPAGGGDTSYDISAHGISPGHSEIYFTVTPDGYVQKDALFLRITVMISKALNYVSYIVGWVYFAAWSVSFYPQIYTNYSRKSVVGLNFDFLALNIMGFTMYSLFNCGLYFSKAIQINYFNRFPRGLNPVQLNDVFFSTHAAFATIITITQCCIYEREGQRVSTVARSILATMFLVVIITGILSVAHVIEWLDFLYYCSYIKLFITFIKYLPQAIMNYRRKSTVGWSIGNIILDFTGGFLSIFQMVVNAYNYNDWVSFFGDFTKFGLGLFSLAFDIFFMLQHYVFYREAKEFVRVNSSDERSDASSSSDGREYVVLVQNWNADEKKYDLEAKA; translated from the exons ATGGCCGGTGTTGAAACAGTATTCAAGTcgcgcggcgcgtgcgcatcCTCTAGTCATACCTTAAACAtgtgttttgttgttgttgtattGTTAG GTATTCCAAGTGTTATGTCCCAGTCACTGTCCTTCACCGAAAATGATATCAAAGTTCTCCAAGAAGAGGTTTATCAAATAAAGCTGTTACAAAC TGGCGCTTACAACACGAGCCTGAAGGTAGCAGCGACGATCCAGCACCCGGACATCGTCCAGCTAGATCCGCAGACCCTGGACATTCCTGCCGGCGGCGGGGACACGTCTTACGATATCTCCGCGCACGGGATCTCCCCTGGACACTCCGAAATATACTTCACCGTCACCCCTGATGGCTATGTTCA AAAAGACGCGTTATTCCTTCGTATAACGGTGATGATCTCGAAAGCGCTCAACTACGTCTCCTACATAGTGGGATGGGTTTACTTCGCAGCCTGGTCCGTCTCCTTCTACCCTCAGATCTACACCAACTACAGTAGAAAGAGCGTCGTCGGACTCAACTTTGACTTCTTGGCTCTCAATATCATGGGATTCACGATGTACTCCTTGTTCAACTGCGGGCTCTACTTCTCGAAAGCTATTCAG ATCAATTACTTCAATCGTTTTCCCCGCGGCTTGAACCCGGTTCAACTGAACGACGTGTTTTTCTCCACGCACGCCGCCTTCGCGACCATCATCACCATCACTCAGTGCTGCATTTATGAG CGTGAAGGACAACGTGTTTCGACAGTAGCGCGCTCCATCCTGGCCACCATGTTCCTCGTCGTCATCATCACAGGCATACTGAGTGTCGCACACGTTATCGAGTGGCTCGACTTCCTCTACTACTGCAGCTACATCAAACTGTTCATCACCTTCATCAAATATCTACCTCAG GCCATCATGAACTACAGGCGGAAGTCCACAGTTGGCTGGAGCATCGGCAACATCATCCTGGACTTCACCGGCGGCTTCCTGTCCATCTTCCAGATGGTCGTCAACGCCTACAACTACAACGACTGGGTGTCCTTCTTCGGGGACTTCACCAAGTTCGGCCTAGGCCTGTTCAGTCTGGCCTTCGATATCTTCTTCATGCTACAACACTATGTCTTCTACCG GGAAGCAAAAGAGTTTGTGAGAGTTAACAGTAGTGACGAAAGATCTGACGCGTCAAGTTCGAGCGACGGAAGGGAGTATGTTGTTTTGGTACAAAATTG gaaTGCCGATGAGAAAAAGTATGACTTGGAAGCCAAGGCGTGA